A single genomic interval of Desulfotomaculum sp. harbors:
- a CDS encoding ISAs1 family transposase, with the protein MRPSRALRTRIFPPPYQTLEKGHGRIEKRTIKTAPVKKGQTNFPYAAQFARVERLFTDLHGENPKKDIQFYITSLSAEEADSQALLEIIRGQWSIENSLHWVRDVTFDEDRSQIRIGSEPRAFASIRNLAISLLHLHGFKNIAASLRKLGWNRELALSLIGV; encoded by the coding sequence TTGAGACCGTCAAGAGCACTAAGAACGAGGATTTTTCCCCCTCCATACCAAACACTGGAAAAGGGGCACGGACGAATTGAAAAACGCACCATCAAAACTGCTCCCGTAAAAAAGGGACAGACAAATTTTCCGTATGCCGCCCAATTTGCCAGGGTGGAAAGGTTATTCACGGACTTACACGGCGAAAATCCGAAGAAAGATATCCAATTCTATATCACCAGCCTATCTGCTGAAGAAGCCGATTCACAGGCGTTGCTGGAAATAATTCGTGGTCAATGGTCAATTGAGAATTCCCTGCATTGGGTCCGGGATGTCACCTTTGATGAAGACCGTTCTCAGATCAGGATAGGGTCTGAGCCTCGTGCATTCGCCTCTATTCGCAACTTGGCAATCAGTCTTTTGCATTTGCATGGATTTAAGAATATTGCCGCCAGCCTGCGCAAACTTGGGTGGAATCGCGAACTTGCTCTGTCATTAATTGGCGTTTAG
- a CDS encoding ISAs1 family transposase has product MDRNGAEQDNNNNHVANLKDLIVRPITSGEENDWNDIMAKHHYLGFRCLSGRSLKYVALLNGQWVALIGWGAAALKCSPRDRWINWSAERKYERLQYIANNQRFLILPGIFIKNLASKALALNVKRLSADWETVYGHPIVMVETFVDHSRFKGTCYRAAGWVPLGTTTGYGRTGGIYYYHGQSKTVLVKPLLKNAATILSAPFLPSELIGGERAMVDLNTVSIESKGGLLDYLALLEDSRKKRGIRHSQISILAVAICALLSGARCFISIGEWAACLNQETLKRLGCRYNERLKKFVPPSEKTLRLTLKRVNGDEVDDLIGQWLLYQSQDRAVAVDGKTLRGSSVADGKPVHLVSAFLQHKKMVIGQRQVDKKSNEITAFKPLLEPIDLKGRVVTADAMHTQVEHARFIVEDKKADYVFPVKQNQGNLFETVKSTKNEDFSPSIPNTGKGARTN; this is encoded by the coding sequence TTCGCTGCCTGTCAGGCAGGAGCCTCAAATACGTGGCCCTGCTCAATGGCCAGTGGGTGGCGCTAATCGGCTGGGGCGCCGCAGCCTTGAAATGCAGCCCCCGGGACCGGTGGATCAATTGGTCAGCGGAGCGGAAATACGAAAGGCTGCAGTATATCGCCAACAACCAGCGTTTTCTCATCCTACCGGGTATTTTCATCAAGAACCTGGCATCCAAGGCGCTGGCGTTGAATGTCAAACGACTGTCCGCCGACTGGGAAACAGTCTATGGACACCCGATCGTCATGGTGGAAACATTCGTGGACCACAGCCGATTTAAAGGTACCTGTTACCGGGCTGCCGGCTGGGTTCCCTTAGGCACGACAACGGGTTATGGTCGTACAGGCGGCATCTATTACTATCACGGACAGTCAAAAACCGTACTGGTCAAACCGCTGCTCAAAAATGCTGCCACAATTCTATCCGCCCCGTTTCTTCCTTCAGAACTGATAGGAGGAGAACGGGCGATGGTCGATTTAAACACGGTTTCCATTGAGAGCAAGGGAGGGTTGCTGGATTATCTGGCATTGCTGGAAGACTCCCGAAAAAAACGTGGTATCCGACACTCCCAGATATCTATCCTGGCAGTGGCTATCTGTGCCCTCCTTTCAGGAGCGAGGTGTTTTATTTCTATCGGTGAATGGGCAGCTTGTCTGAACCAGGAAACGCTCAAACGCCTGGGATGCCGATACAACGAAAGACTGAAAAAATTCGTCCCACCCAGCGAAAAGACCCTGCGCCTGACGCTGAAAAGGGTTAATGGCGATGAAGTTGATGACCTCATCGGCCAGTGGTTGCTGTACCAATCACAGGACCGGGCGGTGGCTGTTGACGGCAAGACATTGCGTGGCTCCTCTGTGGCGGATGGTAAACCGGTTCACCTGGTATCGGCCTTCCTGCAACATAAGAAAATGGTCATCGGCCAGCGACAGGTGGACAAAAAAAGCAACGAAATTACTGCATTCAAGCCCCTTTTGGAACCGATAGACCTGAAAGGCAGGGTTGTTACAGCCGATGCTATGCATACCCAAGTGGAGCATGCCCGGTTTATCGTTGAAGATAAAAAAGCTGATTATGTCTTTCCGGTAAAGCAGAACCAGGGAAACCTTTTTGAGACCGTCAAGAGCACTAAGAACGAGGATTTTTCCCCCTCCATACCAAACACTGGAAAAGGGGCACGGACGAATTGA